The following are encoded in a window of bacterium genomic DNA:
- a CDS encoding Ig-like domain-containing protein has translation MKTYLKSVLVFILFVCFVNFGGVCTNSDNNTNTTAGPSNNDDTTTAGTTTADTTVAGGDTTAPAVVSTVPTTGATNVAVNSPVSVTFSEDMNPQTINTTTFTVTGSTVPGTVTYSNKVATFTPTNNLDYNKTYTGTVTTGATDTAGNPIANNHTWQFTTAQQQQGLNMANYAGTWLGSWAESTYGMFTDSASAVITVNSQSQTAQIVLDVNGIIFNLPSDPVPVTLNGASSGTNVTVTGTDPITFGNVSMTINSAGNITGTMTNVPSPDVNRLEFTGTITAQTIVLNITVFLDIPQGPVNTIVGTLTLNLQP, from the coding sequence ATGAAAACATATTTAAAATCTGTTCTGGTTTTTATCTTGTTTGTATGCTTTGTGAATTTTGGCGGTGTTTGTACAAATTCTGATAATAATACAAATACAACTGCCGGTCCGTCTAATAATGATGATACTACTACTGCCGGAACAACAACTGCTGATACAACAGTTGCCGGAGGGGATACAACGGCGCCTGCGGTAGTTTCAACCGTTCCTACAACCGGAGCAACGAATGTCGCTGTTAATTCACCGGTTAGCGTTACATTCAGCGAGGATATGAATCCCCAGACAATAAACACAACAACATTTACTGTAACGGGCAGTACTGTTCCCGGTACGGTAACATACAGCAACAAGGTCGCCACATTTACACCCACAAATAACCTTGACTATAATAAAACGTATACCGGCACTGTAACAACAGGGGCAACCGATACCGCGGGAAACCCGATCGCAAATAACCATACATGGCAGTTTACTACAGCTCAACAGCAGCAGGGATTAAACATGGCCAATTACGCGGGTACCTGGTTGGGATCGTGGGCTGAGAGCACATATGGAATGTTTACAGATTCTGCTTCAGCGGTGATCACTGTGAATTCTCAAAGCCAGACAGCGCAGATAGTCCTGGACGTGAACGGGATTATATTTAATTTGCCTTCAGATCCTGTGCCTGTAACACTTAACGGAGCTTCCAGCGGAACTAATGTGACTGTTACGGGGACTGACCCAATAACATTCGGTAACGTATCGATGACAATAAATAGTGCCGGCAACATAACAGGGACAATGACAAATGTCCCGAGCCCGGATGTGAACCGGCTTGAATTCACAGGGACTATCACAGCCCAGACCATCGTACTGAATATCACGGTTTTCCTTGATATACCTCAGGGGCCTGTCAATACAATTGTTGGTACACTTACATTGAATTTACAACCGTAA